A single window of Ananas comosus cultivar F153 linkage group 17, ASM154086v1, whole genome shotgun sequence DNA harbors:
- the LOC109722853 gene encoding uncharacterized protein LOC109722853 isoform X2 — MEETMMRRRQVSSSGNNNNNNNIPAFGDWDDCDDLPITQYFESAAQAGLLRGRSFQEPPAAAGHAFNLSAEPVCPTYRQHRRRCRPNDDHPRKVRRSGVVEREYVQCGVKEQQQRKQQLQGRVVVAQNIVVAAGPSPRKPPRAPKAVDEDLYKIPPEFLYEKPRRKKLLRNLWSGCLGLNCVA, encoded by the exons atggag GAGACGATGATGAGGAGGCGGCAGGTGAGCAGCAGcggcaacaacaacaacaacaacaacattccGGCGTTCGGGGACTGGGACGACTGCGACGACCTGCCGATCACGCAGTACTTCGAGTCGGCGGCGCAGGCCGGGCTGCTGCGCGGCCGCTCCTTTCAAGAACCCCCCGCTGCCGCCGGCCACGCCTTCAATCTCTCGGCCGAGCCCGTCTGCCCCACTTACCGCCAacaccgccgccgctgccgccccaACGACGACCACCCCAGAAAG GTGAGGAGGAGTGGGGTGGTGGAGAGGGAGTATGTTCAGTGTGGGGTGAaggagcagcagcagaggaAGCAGCAGCTGCAGGGGAGGGTGGTGGTGGCTCAGAACATTGTTGTTGCTGCCGGCCCCAGCCCGAGAAAGCCTCCCAGGGCGCCCAAGGCTGTGGATGAGGACCTCTACAAGATTCCCCCAGAGTTCCTCTATGAGAAACCCAGAAGG AAGAAGCTGCTGAGGAACCTGTGGAGTGGGTGCCTTGGACTCAACTGCGTTGCATGA
- the LOC109722853 gene encoding uncharacterized protein LOC109722853 isoform X1: MEETMMRRRQVSSSGNNNNNNNIPAFGDWDDCDDLPITQYFESAAQAGLLRGRSFQEPPAAAGHAFNLSAEPVCPTYRQHRRRCRPNDDHPRKQVRRSGVVEREYVQCGVKEQQQRKQQLQGRVVVAQNIVVAAGPSPRKPPRAPKAVDEDLYKIPPEFLYEKPRRKKLLRNLWSGCLGLNCVA; this comes from the exons atggag GAGACGATGATGAGGAGGCGGCAGGTGAGCAGCAGcggcaacaacaacaacaacaacaacattccGGCGTTCGGGGACTGGGACGACTGCGACGACCTGCCGATCACGCAGTACTTCGAGTCGGCGGCGCAGGCCGGGCTGCTGCGCGGCCGCTCCTTTCAAGAACCCCCCGCTGCCGCCGGCCACGCCTTCAATCTCTCGGCCGAGCCCGTCTGCCCCACTTACCGCCAacaccgccgccgctgccgccccaACGACGACCACCCCAGAAAG CAGGTGAGGAGGAGTGGGGTGGTGGAGAGGGAGTATGTTCAGTGTGGGGTGAaggagcagcagcagaggaAGCAGCAGCTGCAGGGGAGGGTGGTGGTGGCTCAGAACATTGTTGTTGCTGCCGGCCCCAGCCCGAGAAAGCCTCCCAGGGCGCCCAAGGCTGTGGATGAGGACCTCTACAAGATTCCCCCAGAGTTCCTCTATGAGAAACCCAGAAGG AAGAAGCTGCTGAGGAACCTGTGGAGTGGGTGCCTTGGACTCAACTGCGTTGCATGA